The genomic interval ATGGGGATTGCCTTTAAAACCGCACACCCTCCCCACCGAATGAATCCCCTTACATAGCCAGGGTAAGGCCATCGTAGGCCGGTGTAAGGGTTTCAGGGAAACCCCCGGCTCCTGCGAGATATCCCTTTCTTTTTTCACTAAAAAACTCGGTGATTTCTTTGTGACTGTGTTCATGGCACAGATGGGTGATGTATGCCCTTCGCGGTTTGATGGTTGCAACAAGTTCCAGAGCCTGGTCAAAGGTAAAATGGGTTGAATGGGGACGCTGGCGAAGGGCCCCAATGACAAGACAATCGGTTCCGGTGCATTTTTCGAGCGTTTGAGGGGGAA from Thermanaerothrix sp. carries:
- a CDS encoding MBL fold metallo-hydrolase, which encodes EGGGKPKVAPQVCTAEPFRLGAFTIVPLPLFHGELPILGWQVWENRKSLTYVTDASHIPPQTLEKCTGTDCLVIGALRQRPHSTHFTFDQALELVATIKPRRAYITHLCHEHSHKEITEFFSEKRKGYLAGAGGFPETLTPAYDGLTLAM